TGAGTAATGAAAAGCAAGCGCAGGTATTTCAGCCCGGTATAACTTTGCGGATTAAAATATCTGCGCCCTTTAATTTATCAATTTGAATTCAGGCTCAATGATGCGCCATCGCCTGCGGGGAGGTGAGCGTTTGCTCGGTTGCAAAACTGCCGATGAAGGCGCTACGTTTGCCGCTCAATTTCCAGGTCACATTCAAATCTTTGCCTTCATACATATCCAGCATCGCCACCGCCGCCATCGCATGAGTCGTTTGCGTGAGAGGTTTGTAAAACGTCTCTTCATTGCCGCAGAGGTGGTCTTTGCTATTGAGCATTCGGGTTTCAATGCCGGCGATGGTTCCGGCGGTCATCTTGATTTTGTTGTAATGCCCGTTCTCCTGGCTGACTTCAAAATCAATCGGCGCGGCGACCACGCGCACCACATCATTTAACAATTGCCCTCCCATATTTTTGGCGAAATTCAATAAAGCCGCGCCTTGCGCCGGTGTGGCTTTTTCATCAACGAGGACGACCGCTTTAGCGGCGGGAATGTTACCGGTGTAAGG
This genomic stretch from Acidobacteriota bacterium harbors:
- a CDS encoding DUF1326 domain-containing protein, which translates into the protein MRRMFILASLCLSVLAMASTGNAQQISGDYVESRNADVYTGYCVANAEMNLVGDQAVMGWRINNGSWNGVKVDGLGVVAVIKADATIGDPYTGNIPAAKAVVLVDEKATPAQGAALLNFAKNMGGQLLNDVVRVVAAPIDFEVSQENGHYNKIKMTAGTIAGIETRMLNSKDHLCGNEETFYKPLTQTTHAMAAVAMLDMYEGKDLNVTWKLSGKRSAFIGSFATEQTLTSPQAMAHH